A single window of Leptospira wolffii serovar Khorat str. Khorat-H2 DNA harbors:
- the folP gene encoding dihydropteroate synthase — translation METRGETTVQRGNGKGILPPRPALFGVLNITTDSFSDGGKYLDSGLALDKARSLIVEGADVIDIGAQSSNTAAGLVDPDLEWARMETLIRALKKEGIPISIDSFKPSVIRRALDSGVDYINHIKGFTDPESLELVRRASDKSVKFIAMYSQDHGDKANENSPLTPETVIEKVLEFFRERRQAFAEYGISGDRLILDPGMGFFLSPDYRVSFSVISSIKDVLNEFPNLMVSVTKKSFLGNGLGGLSVEEREIPTAVSELFLWLQGVPFLRTHSPSSFLKAMRTWELSNGKY, via the coding sequence ATGGAAACTCGCGGAGAAACGACAGTTCAACGGGGAAACGGCAAAGGAATCCTACCGCCTAGACCCGCATTATTCGGTGTTTTGAACATAACTACCGACTCTTTTTCGGATGGGGGAAAATACCTGGATTCCGGGCTTGCCTTGGATAAAGCCAGATCTCTTATAGTTGAAGGAGCTGACGTGATCGACATAGGAGCCCAGTCCTCGAATACGGCTGCGGGGCTCGTGGATCCGGACCTGGAGTGGGCAAGAATGGAGACTCTAATCCGAGCGCTCAAAAAAGAAGGAATCCCTATCTCTATCGATAGCTTCAAGCCTTCCGTGATTCGTAGAGCCTTGGACTCCGGCGTGGATTATATCAATCATATCAAAGGTTTTACCGATCCGGAGAGTCTGGAACTCGTTCGAAGAGCTTCCGATAAATCCGTAAAATTCATCGCGATGTACTCCCAAGATCACGGAGATAAGGCCAATGAAAATTCTCCCCTAACTCCTGAAACTGTTATCGAAAAAGTTTTGGAATTCTTCCGAGAACGTCGGCAGGCCTTTGCAGAATACGGTATTTCAGGAGATCGTTTGATCTTGGATCCTGGAATGGGCTTTTTTTTGAGTCCGGATTATAGAGTAAGCTTCAGCGTAATTTCTTCGATCAAGGACGTCTTGAACGAGTTTCCGAATCTGATGGTTTCCGTTACTAAGAAATCTTTTTTAGGAAACGGACTAGGAGGTCTTTCGGTAGAAGAGAGAGAAATTCCGACTGCGGTTTCGGAGTTATTTCTTTGGCTGCAAGGCGTTCCGTTTCTTCGGACTCATTCTCCTAGCTCCTTTTTAAAAGCAATGCGCACCTGGGAATTATCCAACGGAAAATATTAA